The following are encoded together in the Deltaproteobacteria bacterium genome:
- a CDS encoding alginate export family protein, with translation MRYTRILFVIFVVALCWPVIVSGEARADAISDTLTGIRLGPGELDLGGSLRYRYEYQNNFSVQKYGTNQTDNVLLMRTRINVGYRLPQKARFFVQFQDARFALSDLKKDNFGPNCPYWNELDLRQAFFEWREIGNSPLGFKVGRQAIQYGDNRIFGPGGWGNVGRYTWDGGKILVQTPAVDVDIFTAQRILYQKDEFDDDHFPYKVYAAYGQIKSIPKNKLDLFYVVKWDSDETTKGKTGVGELLVQTVGFYGKGKWNRFDYASTFAYQFGDYGKDNINAFGLNAEVGYTPIDFWTPRFAVSLSYASGDKDPNDGTYGTFDGVFGAIDMYYGRMNLFSWMNLMDIQVGVSVKPVEKMKISLDYHNFSLAQKKDAWYYCTGKKMRWDPTGASGSDLGNEIDLVWQYQIHPRIGLMAGCAAFFPGDFVEATGSDDNAYWAFGQIMIKI, from the coding sequence ATGAGGTATACAAGAATCCTTTTCGTCATTTTTGTGGTCGCCCTATGTTGGCCCGTAATCGTCAGCGGCGAGGCAAGGGCAGACGCCATATCGGATACTCTCACGGGGATACGTCTGGGCCCCGGCGAGCTGGATCTGGGAGGCAGTCTTCGGTATCGTTATGAATATCAAAATAATTTCAGCGTCCAGAAATACGGCACGAATCAAACCGATAATGTCTTGCTGATGCGGACGAGGATCAATGTAGGCTACCGGCTGCCTCAAAAGGCACGATTTTTTGTGCAATTCCAGGATGCGCGATTCGCCCTCTCTGATCTGAAAAAAGATAATTTTGGTCCCAACTGCCCTTATTGGAATGAGCTGGATTTGCGCCAGGCATTCTTTGAATGGAGAGAAATCGGAAACTCCCCTTTAGGCTTCAAGGTCGGAAGACAGGCGATCCAATATGGCGATAACCGGATATTCGGTCCTGGGGGCTGGGGTAATGTGGGCCGCTACACCTGGGATGGGGGGAAGATCCTGGTGCAGACCCCGGCGGTGGACGTGGATATCTTTACCGCACAGCGGATACTTTATCAAAAAGATGAATTCGATGACGACCACTTTCCCTATAAGGTTTATGCTGCGTACGGCCAGATCAAATCGATCCCCAAAAACAAGTTGGATCTCTTCTACGTGGTCAAGTGGGACTCCGACGAAACCACTAAAGGGAAGACGGGGGTCGGGGAACTCCTCGTACAAACCGTCGGATTTTATGGGAAAGGAAAATGGAACCGATTCGATTATGCTTCCACCTTTGCCTATCAGTTTGGGGATTACGGCAAGGACAACATCAACGCCTTCGGCCTCAATGCAGAGGTCGGATATACGCCTATTGATTTCTGGACCCCGCGGTTTGCCGTTTCTCTGAGTTATGCCTCCGGAGACAAGGATCCAAACGACGGGACTTACGGGACCTTTGACGGGGTGTTTGGGGCCATCGACATGTATTATGGCCGGATGAACCTCTTTTCCTGGATGAACCTGATGGACATCCAGGTCGGCGTGAGCGTAAAGCCGGTGGAGAAGATGAAAATATCCCTGGACTACCACAACTTCAGCCTGGCACAGAAAAAAGACGCCTGGTATTACTGTACAGGGAAAAAGATGCGCTGGGATCCCACCGGCGCGTCCGGGTCCGACCTGGGCAATGAAATCGATCTCGTCTGGCAGTATCAGATCCATCCCCGCATCGGCCTTATGGCCGGGTGCGCCGCATTTTTTCCGGGGGATTTTGTCGAGGCGACCGGCAGCGACGATAATGCCTATTGGGCCTTTGGCCAGATTATGATTAAAATCTAG